In Musa acuminata AAA Group cultivar baxijiao chromosome BXJ2-8, Cavendish_Baxijiao_AAA, whole genome shotgun sequence, one genomic interval encodes:
- the LOC135619437 gene encoding uncharacterized protein At1g10890-like, whose amino-acid sequence MPRTVSRSPSYRRRRSPSPRYSSRRSRRDRSRSPYSYRRKSRSSSPRWHKSRSPSPRRRISRSPSLRRHKRRRSRSMSGLPINKSESPSLGSIERKTALETQRQEEERKRRQKEAELKLLEEETAQRIEEAIRKKVEESLNSDEVKLEIQRRIVEGRKKLFDEVEAQLENEKEEVLIEARKKAEQERKEREELDKMLEENRRRVEEAQKREALERQQKELERYLELEQIQKEKEEAMRRKKMEEEEEKANQMKLLGKNKSRPKLSFGIGLK is encoded by the exons ATGCCACGGACGGTCTCTCGGTCTCCTTCGTATCGGAGAAGGCGCTCTCCTTCTCCCAGGTACAGCAGCAGGAGAAGCAGAAGGGATCGCAGCCGCTCCCCTTATTCTTATAG GAGGAAAAGTCGTTCTTCTTCCCCAAGATGGCATAAAAGCCGTTCACCGAGTCCTCGGAGGCGGATAAGTCGTTCTCCATCACTAAGACGACATAAAAGGCGAAGGAGTAGGAGCATGTCAGGTTTGCCCATCAACAAGTCTGAAAGTCCTAGTCTTGGGTCCATAGAGCGAAAAACTGCTCTTGAGACACAAAGGCAGGAAGAAGAAAGGAAACG GCGTCAGAAGGAAGCAGAACTGAAACTTTTAGAAGAAGAAACTGCTCAAAGAATTGAGGAAGCCATTAGAAAGAAAGTCGAGGAGTCCTTGAACTCTGATGAGGTTAAGCTTGAAATACAAAGACGAATTGTTGAAGGTCGGAAAAAACTATTTGATGAGGTTGAAGCCCAACTTGAGAATGAAAAGGAAGAGGTTCTTATCGAGGCAAGGAAGAAAGCG GaacaagaaaggaaggagagagagGAGTTGGATAAGATGCTCGAGGAAAATAGGAGAAGAGTGGAGGAGGCTCAAAAGAGAGAAGCTTTAGAACGACAGCAAAAAGAGTTGGAGCGGTATCTGGAACTGGAACAAatacagaaagaaaaggaagaagcaatgagaagaaagaaaatggaggaagaagaagagaaggcgaATCAGATGAAGCTATTGGGTAAAAACAAGTCTCGGCCAAAGTTATCATTTGGGATAGGTTTGAAGTGA